In a genomic window of Arachis duranensis cultivar V14167 unplaced genomic scaffold, aradu.V14167.gnm2.J7QH unplaced_Scaffold_608113, whole genome shotgun sequence:
- the LOC107485119 gene encoding uncharacterized protein LOC107485119 isoform X4, with translation MSLLKNFRSFLSNFFFIPVGMLQVIISVFRRKRKVLGEISNYKVQLEVVKAKIKSAKSKDESESLKFTQKNLINKAGCKFLIFAHHQPMIDAIHECLLKKKVGCIWIDGGTLAASRQQLVTDFQEKDYIKAAVVCYPLKQEELD, from the exons ATGAGCCTTCTAAAGAACTTCCGAAGTTTTCTGTCaaactttttcttcattccagTGGGCATGTTGCAG GTAATAATTTCTGTTTTTCGGAGAAAGAGAAAGGTTCTAGGAgaaatatctaattataaagTTCAG TTGGAGGTAGTAAAAGCCAAAATCAAGTCTGCTAAATCAAAAGATGAGTCTGAATCTCTTAAATTTACTCAAAAGAATCTGATTAACAAG GCAGGTTGCAAGTTTCTTATATTTGCGCACCATCAGCCAATGATAGATGCGATACATGAGTGCCTTCTT AAGAAAAAAGTGGGTTGCATCTGGATTGATGGAGGTACACTCGCTGCATCAAGGCAACAATTGGTTACAGATTTCCAGGAAAAGGATTATATCAAGGCAGCTGTAGTATG CTATCCATTAAAGCAGGAGGAGTTGGATTAA
- the LOC107485119 gene encoding uncharacterized protein LOC107485119 isoform X3, translating into MSLLKNFRSFLSNFFFIPVGMLQVIISVFRRKRKVLGEISNYKVQLEVVKAKIKSAKSKDESESLKFTQKNLINKAGCKFLIFAHHQPMIDAIHECLLKKKVGCIWIDGGTLAASRQQLVTDFQEKDYIKAAVVWCYPLKQEELD; encoded by the exons ATGAGCCTTCTAAAGAACTTCCGAAGTTTTCTGTCaaactttttcttcattccagTGGGCATGTTGCAG GTAATAATTTCTGTTTTTCGGAGAAAGAGAAAGGTTCTAGGAgaaatatctaattataaagTTCAG TTGGAGGTAGTAAAAGCCAAAATCAAGTCTGCTAAATCAAAAGATGAGTCTGAATCTCTTAAATTTACTCAAAAGAATCTGATTAACAAG GCAGGTTGCAAGTTTCTTATATTTGCGCACCATCAGCCAATGATAGATGCGATACATGAGTGCCTTCTT AAGAAAAAAGTGGGTTGCATCTGGATTGATGGAGGTACACTCGCTGCATCAAGGCAACAATTGGTTACAGATTTCCAGGAAAAGGATTATATCAAGGCAGCTGTAGTATGGTG CTATCCATTAAAGCAGGAGGAGTTGGATTAA
- the LOC107485119 gene encoding uncharacterized protein LOC107485119 isoform X2, whose translation MSLLKNFRSFLSNFFFIPVGMLQVIISVFRRKRKVLGEISNYKVQLEVVKAKIKSAKSKDESESLKFTQKNLINKAGCKFLIFAHHQPMIDAIHECLLKKKVGCIWIDGGTLAASRQQLVTDFQEKDYIKAAVVWWYFCYPLKQEELD comes from the exons ATGAGCCTTCTAAAGAACTTCCGAAGTTTTCTGTCaaactttttcttcattccagTGGGCATGTTGCAG GTAATAATTTCTGTTTTTCGGAGAAAGAGAAAGGTTCTAGGAgaaatatctaattataaagTTCAG TTGGAGGTAGTAAAAGCCAAAATCAAGTCTGCTAAATCAAAAGATGAGTCTGAATCTCTTAAATTTACTCAAAAGAATCTGATTAACAAG GCAGGTTGCAAGTTTCTTATATTTGCGCACCATCAGCCAATGATAGATGCGATACATGAGTGCCTTCTT AAGAAAAAAGTGGGTTGCATCTGGATTGATGGAGGTACACTCGCTGCATCAAGGCAACAATTGGTTACAGATTTCCAGGAAAAGGATTATATCAAGGCAGCTGTAGTATGGTGGTATTTTTG CTATCCATTAAAGCAGGAGGAGTTGGATTAA
- the LOC107485119 gene encoding uncharacterized protein LOC107485119 isoform X1 — MSLLKNFRSFLSNFFFIPVGMLQVIISVFRRKRKVLGEISNYKVQLEVVKAKIKSAKSKDESESLKFTQKNLINKAGCKFLIFAHHQPMIDAIHECLLKKKVGCIWIDGGTLAASRQQLVTDFQEKDYIKAAVVWWYFWLCISSMCFRYKHLFCCLG; from the exons ATGAGCCTTCTAAAGAACTTCCGAAGTTTTCTGTCaaactttttcttcattccagTGGGCATGTTGCAG GTAATAATTTCTGTTTTTCGGAGAAAGAGAAAGGTTCTAGGAgaaatatctaattataaagTTCAG TTGGAGGTAGTAAAAGCCAAAATCAAGTCTGCTAAATCAAAAGATGAGTCTGAATCTCTTAAATTTACTCAAAAGAATCTGATTAACAAG GCAGGTTGCAAGTTTCTTATATTTGCGCACCATCAGCCAATGATAGATGCGATACATGAGTGCCTTCTT AAGAAAAAAGTGGGTTGCATCTGGATTGATGGAGGTACACTCGCTGCATCAAGGCAACAATTGGTTACAGATTTCCAGGAAAAGGATTATATCAAGGCAGCTGTAGTATGGTGGTATTTTTGGTTGTGCATTTCTTCCATGTGTTTCCGTTATAAGCATCTTTTCTGTTGTCTTGGTTAG
- the LOC107485120 gene encoding uncharacterized protein LOC107485120, with protein sequence MENDKWYTEKMEVKRVEEGRIIISNVLLGSSGRRVKILEVSDNHREEVERQKLCFQTSLGLSSEFFLQGLVYFSEGERCVFIYQHYDKDISDVWAQDWSTFKLCLKQFLQALSRLYQEKNMCYGNIKHHNFVISEEGRPLVSGVEGNLLPDDIRAQDAIFTGEMKKLRRVILPSQNLGPTPTALEMFLDFTAGCELWNMIFCHPIFLDFQHKLYYFLIGNQYLNEHLGDSDLAKNLRRMIGDQLRAYGIYEKLAQ encoded by the exons ATGGAGAATGATAAATGGTATACTGAAAAGATGGAAGTCAAAAGAGTAGAAGAGGGTCGCATTATAATTTCAAATGTATTATTGGGCAGCAGTGGAAGAAGAGTCAAAATTTTGGAAGTATCAGATAATCACAGGGAAGAAGTTGAGAGACAGAAACTCTGTTTTCAGACTTCATTGGGACTCTCCTCCGAATTTTTTTTACAAGGGCTTGTTTATTTTTCCGAGGGGGAGAGATGTGTTTTTATTTACCAGCATTATGACAAGGACATATCAGATGTTTGGGCTCAAGATTGGAGTACATTCAAGCTTTGTCTAAAGCAATTTTTACAAGCTCTGTCAAGGTTATATCAAGAGAAGAATATGTGTTATGGGAACATAAAACATCACAACTTTGTAATAAGTGAGGAGGGTAGACCACTTGTTAGCGGAGTTGAGGGAAATCTTCTTCCTGATGATATTAGGGCCCAAGATGCTATTTTTACTGGTGAGATGAAGAAGCTACGTAGAGTTATATTACCTTCCCAGAATCTCGGTCCAACTCCAACCGCACTCGAGATGTTTTTAGATTTTACAGCAGG gtGTGAATTATGGAATATGATTTTTTGCCATccgattttcttggattttcaacataagttatattattttcttattggCAACCAATATTTAAATGAGCATTTAGGAGATTCTGACCTCGCCAAAAATCTGAGAAGAATGATTGGAGACCAACTTCGAGCCTATGGGATATATGAGAAATTGGCGCAATGA